One Coffea eugenioides isolate CCC68of unplaced genomic scaffold, Ceug_1.0 ScVebR1_2485;HRSCAF=3517, whole genome shotgun sequence DNA segment encodes these proteins:
- the LOC113756781 gene encoding 40S ribosomal protein S4-like — protein MSQWPANQTRSFRDEEAKFKLCKVRSVQFGQKGKPYLNTYDGHTIRYPDPLIKANDTIKLDLENNKITEFIKFDVGNVVMVTGGRNRGWVGVIKNREKHKGSFETIHVQDATGHEFATRL, from the exons ATGTCACAAT GGCCAGCTAATCAAACCAGAAGTTTCAGGGATGAGGAGGCAAAGTTTAAGCTGTGTAAGGTTCGATCAGTACAGTTTGGACAGAAGGGCAAGCCATACCTGAATACCTATGATGGTCATACCATTCGTTACCCAGACCCACTCATCAAGGCCAATGACACCATCAAACTTGACCTGGAGAACAACAAGATTACTGAATTCATCAAGTTTGATGTTGGGAATGTTGTCATGGTGACTGGGGGAAGGAACAGAGGTTGGGTTGGAGTAATCAAGAATAGAGAGAAACATAAGGGAAGCTTTGAGACCATCCATGTCCAAGATGCCACAGGTCACGAGTTTGCTACTCGTCTTG